A stretch of Ptychodera flava strain L36383 unplaced genomic scaffold, AS_Pfla_20210202 Scaffold_38__1_contigs__length_1544198_pilon, whole genome shotgun sequence DNA encodes these proteins:
- the LOC139127845 gene encoding uncharacterized protein, with translation MAQAETIILRSVQKSVFHKEYDILSAAKSADTDNNKLQKWNPISRMNPFIDEKGLIRVGGRLRQSDIDLCGRHPIILPQDNHISRLIIDHVHRQVQHQGRQLTLSNVRANGYWIMGVHDMVRSILHKCRRLRAEPLTQLMADLPSDRTEKTPPFTNVGMDVFGPWTIASRKTRAGTSEAKRWAVIFVCLYTTAVHIEVIDSMDTSSFINALRRFIAIRGNIKKLRCDQGTNFIGGRTNFRQQPKSWIKTASRNSLQQETVSGFSTHPRITLRRYMGRTNWHHQTRS, from the coding sequence ATGGCACAAGCAGAAACCATCATCCTACGCTCAGTAcagaaaagtgtgtttcataaaGAATATGATATACTATCTGCAGCAAAGTCAGCAGACACTGACAACAACAAACTACAGAAATGGAACCCCATCAGCCGGATGAACCCATTCATCGATGAAAAAGGACTCATCCGCGTTGGAGGAAGACTTCGTCAATCTGACATCGACCTCTGCGGCCGACACCCCATCATCCTCCCACAGGACAACCACATTTCACGACTTATCATCGATCATGTACATCGACAAGTACAACATCAAGGCAGACAACTCACCCTGTCAAACGTCAGAGCTAATGGCTATTGGATCATGGGTGTACATGATATGGTAAGAAGTATACTACACAAATGTAGAAGACTGAGAGCAGAACCACTCACTCAACTCATGGCCGACCTACCGTCGGACAGAACAGAGAAAACCCCACCATTCACCAACGTCGGAATGGACGTATTCGGCCCCTGGACTATAGCTTCCCGCAAAACCAGAGCCGGTACGTCTGAAGCAAAGAGATGGGCAGttatctttgtctgtctctACACTACAGCAGTACACATAGAAGTAATAGACTCCATGGACACTTCATCCTTCATCAACGCCCTACGTCGCTTCATAGCTATACGCGGCAACATCAAGAAACTCAGATGTGACCAGGGCACCAACTTCATCGGCGGAAGAACGAACTTCAGGCAGCAGCCAAAGAGCTGGATCAAGACTGCATCAAGAAATTCCTTACAACAAGAGACTGTGAGTGGATTTTCAACCCACCCACGCATCACACTTCGGCGGTATATGGGAAGGACAAATTGGCACCATCAGACGCGTTCTTGA
- the LOC139127846 gene encoding uncharacterized protein: MGDVEQMFHSFHVNKEHRDYLRFFWFKDNDPTKPVTQYRMNVHLFGNVSSPAIATFRLRKIAEDGVSTYGEDVKEFIDKNFYVDDGLTSAPDAQKAISLINRTRDLLATRNVNFHKIVSNDEEVMTALPNEVRAKNLQSLDFNQDTLPTQRSLGVKWSLEADAFTFEVQLQGCYTPPTFGPIKKTECHIFSDASNEAIGAVAYLRLTNHEDNINVSFILGKAKVNPTHAVSIPRLELCAAVLATELAQKITSEIGLNIDNVTYHTDSEIVLGYINNSSKRFHVYVANRVEKIHNISSPHQWQHVSTHENPADIASRGVSAQKLNSTIWLSGPAFLWQQDEQDKDNQKETEHKYTVSDEDPEVRKHLAVLNTSTKEVEQDDLGAHDFNDSHHGDP, encoded by the exons ATGGGTGACGTAGAACAAATGTTTCATAGCTTCCACGTCAACAAAGAACACAGAGACTATCTGCGCTTCTTTTGGTTCAAAGACAACGACCCCACGAAACCAGTAACTCAGTACAGAATGAACGTACACCTGTTCGGCAATGTCTCCTCACCAGCCATTGCTACCTTCAGACTGAGAAAGATCGCTGAAGACGGCGTATCTACGTATGGAGAAGATGTGAAAGAGTTTATTGACAAGAACTTTTACGTCGACGACGGACTAACCTCAGCACCAGATGCACAGAAAGCTATCAGTCTCATCAATAGAACAAGAGACTTACTAGCGACCAGAAACGTGAACTTCCACAAGATCGTTTCTAATGACGAAGAAGTCATGACAGCACTTCCAAACGAAGTACGAGCCAAAAATCTACAGAGTTTGGATTTCAACCAAGACACCTTACCAACACAGAGATCATTAGGGGTCAAGTGGTCTCTAGAGGCGGACGCATTCACATTTGAA GTACAGCTACAGGGATGCTACACTCCACCCACCTTTGGACCCATAAAGAAGACTGAGTGTCACATTTTCTCTGACGCCAGCAATGAAGCCATAGGTGCCGTAGCGTACTTGCGGTTGACTAACCATGAAGACAACATCAACGTATCATTCATACTTGGCAAAGCAAAGGTAAACCCGACTCATGCAGTCTCCATACCTCGCCTAGAACTGTGTGCAGCCGTCCTAGCGACAGAACTCGCACAGAAGATCACATCAGAAATCGGCCTGAACATTGACAACGTCACATATCACACGGACAGCGAAATCGTCCTTGGATATATAAACAACAGCTCGAAACGTTTCCACGTATACGTAGCGAACAGAGTAGAAAAGATACATAACATCTCGTCACCACACCAGTGGCAACATGTGTCTACACACGAAAATCCAGCTGACATCGCATCACGCGGTGTATCAGCTCAAAAACTCAACTCAACTATCTGGCTATCAGGACCAGCATTCCTGTGGCAGCAAGACGAGCAAGACAAAGACAACCAGAaagaaacagaacacaaatacacagtaagtgaTGAAGACCCTGAGGTCCGCAAACATCTTGCTGTCCTCAACACATCAAcgaaggaagtagaacaagacgaCTTAGGTGCTCACGATTTCAACGATTCTCATCATGGAGATCCTTGA
- the LOC139127844 gene encoding uncharacterized protein, protein MHYQLGKQQYTHDLLTTLMAEASAIVNSRPITTVSSDANDPQALTPNMLLTMKTQSPTPPPGSFVQQDIYSRKRWRRVQYLADQFWIRWRKEYLQSRQPRPKWNKCTINVKEGEVVLLREKEYTRNSWPLARIVKVYPSDDNKVRKVDVMIYKNGEHRTNLRPISELVLIESTN, encoded by the coding sequence ATGCACTATCAACTAGGCAAGCAACAATACACACATGACTTGCTGACAACTCTCATGGCAGAAGCCAGCGCCATCGTCAACTCCAGACCTATAACAACGGTATCATCAGATGCAAACGATCCTCAAGCTCTCACCCCAAACATGCTACTCACCATGAAGACTCAATCACCGACACCACCACCAGGCTCATTCGTCCAACAAGACATCTACAGTAGAAAACGTTGGCGACGCGTACAGTATCTAGCTGATCAATTCTGGATACGATGGAGAAAAGAATACCTACAAAGCCGTCAGCCACGACCAAAATGGAACAAATGTACAATCAACGTCAAAGAAGGAGAGGTGGTTcttttgagagagaaagaatacaCCAGAAACAGCTGGCCCCTCGCTCGCATAGTGAAGGTCTACCCCAGCGATGACAACAAAGTACGAAAAGTAGACGTCATGATCTACAAAAATGGCGAACATCGAACCAACCTCAGACCTATTAGTgaattagttttgattgaaagtacAAATTGA